Within the Legionella pneumophila subsp. pneumophila str. Philadelphia 1 genome, the region GCAGCCAAAATACTCGACTTGCAATTGGTTGGGATAGATGTGGAATGTTCGGATATCATCAATATTCCTATAGAACAATCAAATGGCGTCATACTGGAAGTGAATCATAAGCCCAGTATTCGAATTCATGAGTTTCCAATGAAAGGAACCCCACAAAAAGTCACAAAAAAAATTATGCGCAGTTTCATCACCCGCCATCCGTTGTCTTACTTATATTCTATCTACAACAACCAACCGACCGCTTTTTATGTCCGCAGCTCTATTCTTATTATCATTATGGGATTAATTCTTTTAGCCGTGTGGTAATTCACCTCACCTAAAACTTATGTCATTTCCCAATCTTTACTTCCAATACCTGGCAGTGAGCTTATTTGATAATAAATTTATTTCTGAAATCACTTTGCTCAGGTAAAGGTAGTTCACTCCATGATAAATTCTGATAATTCACCAATCTCAATGAAAGAAATTTGAGATTAAAGTGCTTAATTGAACAACATATTGAACATGCTCATTTTGCAAGTGGTCTTTTAAAGTTTATACTTAATAATAATGAGGTTAAATTATTATTACGAGGTATTAAATGAATCCTGTATCGATTTTAGATGCCTCATTAAGAGATGGTGGACATAGAACTAATTTTCATTTTAAGGATGATGATTTAAAAAAAATACTACTTCCTCTTGATAACTCAGGTATTGAATACATTGAAATTGGCTACCGTAATGGTTCACTTCACCCTATTGAAAATATAGGGAAAGCTGGAATGTGTCCCCAAGATTATCTCCTGTATTGCCAATCTCTAATAAAAAAAGCAAAAATTGCAGTGATGGTTCATCCTCATAATGTAAACGAACAGGATCTGTTCGAGCTAAAAAATTGCGGTGTGAAATTAATAAGAATATGTATAGCAAAAGGTGATCTGGTAAATGCTGTCCCTCTGATTAAACTGGCTAAGAATTTGAATTTTGAAACCTCAGTGAACATCATCCATATTTCTTATTATACGGAAAGCGAACTGGATAGTTTGATTGAGGAAGTAAGCGAACACGAACCGGATATGATCTATTTTGCTGATTCTAATGGAAGCTTATTTCCTGACAGGATAAATTGCCTGTATAAAAAATACACCCGTCAATATAAAGTTTCTTTTGGATTTCATGCTCATGATAACCTTGGATTGGCGCAAGCCAACGCTCTTGCGGCGGTAAACGCCGGGGTTCATTTTATTGATGCCTCACTGGCAGGAATGGGCAAGGGAACAGGTAATCTAAAAACTGAATTTTTTATCGCTTATTTACATGCGAACAATATAAAAAAATACAATTTGGAAGATGTGTTGACAGCAGCTAATTATGTAAGAGATGCCTTGAAAATAGGACAAGAACCTATTGAAATGAGTGAATTCATAAGGGGAATTTCTGATCTGTCTACAGCAGACCTGAAAAGCTATAAACCAGGCAAGCTCTAGAAAATGCTTATATTTCCAATATAGGAATATAAGGCTGGGACACCTTGATTCCCCAAGATTTGATGCTCCAGAAAGCAACGTACTTTCAAAATTAAGCTGGCAAAATCATAGACCTTCCAGGAATAAGTAGAGAATACAATGGCAAAAAAAAGATTATTGATTATCGGTCCTGTTTCAACTCAATCCTCTAGTCTGAGGCACTTAAGCCAAAATTTATCTTTTCTTAATCCTTATTACTCCATTGAATGTCTTGATCCTCTTGTCAAGCAGCATGAGTGTCCCGATGAAGAATATTATGGAATTTGGCAAAAGCAACTAAAACAACTCATCAAAATTTATGATGCATTTGTTGGCTTTTCTTTTGGTGGTGTTATTCTTCAACAATGTTTTTCCATATTGAACGGGGAAAAAAAACAAATTATTCTTTTTTCTACACCCACATTTTCAGATTCCTCCTTAAGAGAAAAACTTGAAAAAGTCATCTCGCTCTGTTCGCAAAATAAACTGGAAGAAGCATTATCCACGCTTTATCAAGCAGTTTATGCTCCTCATCCCATTCCTGTCACTTCGCTGCGGTATTTAAATAGGGAACTTGCGATCAAGCGACTTATTTTTGGCTTAACCAAAGTATTGAAAACAGATTGTGTTTCGATTTTAAATCATTGTAATGTGAATCACTTTCATTTAATAGGTGAAAAATCACAACTGGTTAATACCAATAACGTGATAAAACCACCATGTGGCCAATTGATTGTAGTTCCCGAAGCAAGTATGCGAGTCCTAGAAAGCAACCCCACTTTTTGCAAAAAAATTATATTTAAGGCCCTGAATCATGAAATCCACTGATCCTATAAAAATTGCTGTATTACCAGGTGACGGGATTGGTATTGAAGTGACTGAGGCTACACTTCCTGTTTTTGAAGTCCTTGATGTTCCTGTAATCTTGAATTATGGTGATATTGGCTGGGAATTTTGGAAAAAAGAAGGAGCAGCAATCCCCTCCAGAACATGGCAATTGATAGCCTCCTCTGATACCGTTTTGCTAGGAGCGATTACCAGCAAGCCGCAACGTGAAGCCAAACAGGAATTAAGCAACGCGCTTAAAAAGAGCAATCCTTATTATGTTTCTCCCGTCATTCAGTTAAGGCAAGGTTTGGATCTTTTTGCGAATGTTCGTCCCTGTTTTTCCATTGATGACCAATCAAAGCCGTTTAATTTTTGTATCATTAGAGAAAATAGCGAAGGATTGTATTGCGGATTTGATTATTTTCCATTACCAAAAGCAATACATAGTTTATTAGCAGAAAGCCAACATTGGCAAACGATTCCAGCTGATGAAGCAAGTTGTGCCTTAAGATTGCAATCAAAATCCGGTTTAACCCGTTTATTTGATTTCGCCTTTAAGCATGCCATGCAAACCGGCATGCCTAGAGTCACTTTAGCAGATAAACCAAATGTTCTTAGAGAAAGCGGCGAATTTACCAGGAAAATTTTTGAAAGCACAGCCCAAAGATACCCGAAAATCCAGGCGGACATACTCAATGTCGATGCCGTAGCATTATGGTTGATAAAAAGCCCGGAAAAATTTGGAGTAATCGTCGCGGAAAATATGTTTGGTGATATTTTATCCGACGTCGGAGCAGGAGTCATGGGGGGATTAGGCCTTGCACCCAGTGCTAATATTGGCGATAAAGGGAGTTATTTTGAGCCAGTACATGGAAGCGGGCCAAGAATAAGAAAAAATTGTGCCAATCCATCAGCTATGTTTTTAACGATTAGCATGCTGTTAAATCATTTTGGTTATCCTGACCGAGCAAAAAAAATAGTCAATGCCGTAATGCAAGTCATAAAGGAAAAGCGTTTTATTACTTATGATCTGGGTGGGCATGCCACTACGACAGATATGGCGAATGCAGTGATTGAACATTGTGCGCGATTGAATGCCTCTTGTTTATCAAAGGATTTTAATCCCACCCCTAAAGAAAATTTAATTGAGTCTGATACTATGCCCAACTTGCTTCAGCAATTAATAAATTGTAATTCCGCAGAAATTTCTGATGCACTGGACGCTTGTGGAATCGAAGGCGGATTATTGAGTATAAAACCGTTATCGCAGGGAATGAAAATTATTGGGCCTGCTTATACTATCCAATACTTACCCAGAGAAAAAAAAGGAACAGCCTTCCATAATGCCGCAAACTATATAGACAAGGTTCCCAAACATTCGGTAATAGTTATTGACAACAATGGTCAAATTGATTGCACCGTTTGGGGTGACCTATTAACACATACCGCATTGAGAAATAACATCATGGGCACTGTTGTGCATGGGGCAGTGAGAGATGTCGAATCAATTCGCTCAACAAACTATCCTGTTTTTTGTACGGGAATTTATATGTGCTCTGGTAAGAATCGCGTTTACAAAGCCAATGAACAATGCCCTTTATCCATTAATGGAGTTACAATAAATCCTGGCGACATTATCTTTGCTGATGACAATGGAGTCTTGGTGATCCCAAATGATCGCCTTCAGGAGGTAGTGAATAAAACAATTGCCATAAGATTAACTGAGGAACGCATTAAGACCGCTATTGCATCAGGTTCGACACTTGAGCAAGCTCGAGAAGATTATTGCTATGAACAACCCTGGTTAGGTATTAATAAAAAAAGAGAGTCGTAGTGTTTTCGCCTGAAAAATTGAAATTCATAGACATACACCACCATGCGGCCCCTGATCTTTATATTCGTCGCAGAAATGCAATTGAAGCGGGAAAATTGTATCACTCTTTATATGGTGCAGTCGTTTTAAAAAGTCATATTGGCAGTACTGGTGTTCAGGCAACTATTGCGCAAGAAATGGGTTTGCCCGTTTTTCCTTCCGTTGTGTTAAATCATATCAATGGAGGAATAAATTATAGAGTAGTCATTCGCGCCTTGAGTGAATATCAACCTCTTTTTTCAGGTAAAATGATTGTTGATTTCCCAACTATCACAGGTCGTAAACTTCAATCAAAACTATCAAGAGAATTAACTCATGATAATTTAAAACAAGATACTCAAAAGGGTGAAACACTGTTTGGATCAAAACAACAACTACGCAAAGAAGTGATTGATATTTTAAAAATGACCCGGGACTACCCTATTGTTTTAACTTCAGGACTTGCCTCGAGAGATGAGATTTATAGATTGATTGATGCCTGTAATCAATATGATGTTCCTTCATTATTATTAAGCCAACCATCTAATCCTTTAATCGGATTAAAATTCACCGAACTCAATGAGTTGATTAAAAATGAATGGTTATGGGTGGAACAGACTGCCTTAACTTTTATCCTTGGGTACCAGGAAAAACAAGATTTTTCTCAAATATTAACTCATCTCCCTCGAGTCATTTACAGCTCGGACTTAGGACAGCTCGGTCAAATGGATATTCCAGAGTGGCTGCATTTCTCAAAAAAAATATTTAATGAATTGGATTTATCTGCAAAGCGCATGGAGGAGCTGACTCTCTCCAATGCCATCAAATTACTCAACTTATAAAGTTCCAATCAATCTATTGCCTAAGCTGCCTCTTTCGTTTTATTGCTGCTTTGCAAACGTTTCTATGGTGCTCATTTTCTGCAGATAACCTCTTCTCCTCAAAACGTTTGCGTCTTGCTCCAAAACAAAATAACCAGCTGATGTAAAAGTCTAATATCAATAAATCATGCAAATAACTCTTGCAAAAACAATTGAGTGCTTTGCCAGGAACGTTGATCCGCTAATTTATTGTAATGCAGTCCCATTTCATCATCATTCGCACCAGGGTCAGTAAACGAATGAGCTGTTTGGCCATAAACATGGACCTGCCAGTCCACTTTCCTTTCTGTCATTTCAATAGCGAACTGGTTAACTTGCTCAATTGGTACTAAGGGATCATCATAACCATGTAATATCAATACTTTCGCATTTAATGACTTATTACTCTCACCCTCTAAAGGTAATAATACCCCATGAAAACTGACAACTCCTTTAAGCGGTGCCCCGGAACGTATCAAGTCCAATACGCACAAACCACCGAAACAATAACCAATAGCAGCCACTTTCTCACTATCCACTTCAGGCAACTGCACCACTTTGTTGAAGGCCGCATTTATACGAGTGATTAACTTCCCTCTATTTTCTCTGAAAGGAGTCATTAAAGCTCTTTTCTCTGCCTTATCCTTACCTAGCTTGGCATTTCCATACATGTCTATAGCGAATCCAATATACCCCATGCCAGCAAGCTGTCTCGCTTTGTTACAAGCTCCCTCTCCACGCCCCCCCCAATCATGAGCAACCATGACACAAGGTAATGGTTTTGAGGCACTGGAATGATAGGCAATAAAACCTTTGCATACAGTATCACCATCCTCATATTCCACTTCCTTCGTGACTAACATATTAATCCTCCTTTTTAAAAGGCTGTCCAAACAGCATTAATAGCTACCTGTCAAAGTTTTAATAAAATGAACTACCCATATATAATAAGAAGGGCTCCTGCGAGCCCTTCTTATTATATTGTTTTTGAATGTTATTCGGGAGGTGGGGTACTGGTTGGGGTACCACTATCAGAACCGCCCAGTTGTTGACCTGTATCAGGTTTCGAGCTTGGTCCAGTCTGGCTGCCTCCACTGTTCTTACCTTTCCCTGAAACATCACCCGCATTTTCCGAAATCTTTTTAGCTTGAGGCCCCAATTTGCCAAGCATCTCTTGCCCTTTAGCCCCCAATTTGTCACCAATAGCTTTCTCAGCCCCATAAGTAGCTTCGCCTGCTTTCTCTACTCTACCTTTGGCTTCCTCACCCCATTGCATTGTTTCTTGACCAAAAGATTCCGGACTACCACCTATCCATCTCAGCACTTTATCTGGCAGGTGAGCAATCAGTGTAAAGGCTTTTTGTACAATAATTAAATACATACT harbors:
- a CDS encoding aldolase catalytic domain-containing protein, whose amino-acid sequence is MNPVSILDASLRDGGHRTNFHFKDDDLKKILLPLDNSGIEYIEIGYRNGSLHPIENIGKAGMCPQDYLLYCQSLIKKAKIAVMVHPHNVNEQDLFELKNCGVKLIRICIAKGDLVNAVPLIKLAKNLNFETSVNIIHISYYTESELDSLIEEVSEHEPDMIYFADSNGSLFPDRINCLYKKYTRQYKVSFGFHAHDNLGLAQANALAAVNAGVHFIDASLAGMGKGTGNLKTEFFIAYLHANNIKKYNLEDVLTAANYVRDALKIGQEPIEMSEFIRGISDLSTADLKSYKPGKL
- a CDS encoding isocitrate/isopropylmalate family dehydrogenase, producing the protein MKSTDPIKIAVLPGDGIGIEVTEATLPVFEVLDVPVILNYGDIGWEFWKKEGAAIPSRTWQLIASSDTVLLGAITSKPQREAKQELSNALKKSNPYYVSPVIQLRQGLDLFANVRPCFSIDDQSKPFNFCIIRENSEGLYCGFDYFPLPKAIHSLLAESQHWQTIPADEASCALRLQSKSGLTRLFDFAFKHAMQTGMPRVTLADKPNVLRESGEFTRKIFESTAQRYPKIQADILNVDAVALWLIKSPEKFGVIVAENMFGDILSDVGAGVMGGLGLAPSANIGDKGSYFEPVHGSGPRIRKNCANPSAMFLTISMLLNHFGYPDRAKKIVNAVMQVIKEKRFITYDLGGHATTTDMANAVIEHCARLNASCLSKDFNPTPKENLIESDTMPNLLQQLINCNSAEISDALDACGIEGGLLSIKPLSQGMKIIGPAYTIQYLPREKKGTAFHNAANYIDKVPKHSVIVIDNNGQIDCTVWGDLLTHTALRNNIMGTVVHGAVRDVESIRSTNYPVFCTGIYMCSGKNRVYKANEQCPLSINGVTINPGDIIFADDNGVLVIPNDRLQEVVNKTIAIRLTEERIKTAIASGSTLEQAREDYCYEQPWLGINKKRES
- a CDS encoding DUF6282 family protein, whose translation is MFSPEKLKFIDIHHHAAPDLYIRRRNAIEAGKLYHSLYGAVVLKSHIGSTGVQATIAQEMGLPVFPSVVLNHINGGINYRVVIRALSEYQPLFSGKMIVDFPTITGRKLQSKLSRELTHDNLKQDTQKGETLFGSKQQLRKEVIDILKMTRDYPIVLTSGLASRDEIYRLIDACNQYDVPSLLLSQPSNPLIGLKFTELNELIKNEWLWVEQTALTFILGYQEKQDFSQILTHLPRVIYSSDLGQLGQMDIPEWLHFSKKIFNELDLSAKRMEELTLSNAIKLLNL
- a CDS encoding dienelactone hydrolase family protein; translation: MLVTKEVEYEDGDTVCKGFIAYHSSASKPLPCVMVAHDWGGRGEGACNKARQLAGMGYIGFAIDMYGNAKLGKDKAEKRALMTPFRENRGKLITRINAAFNKVVQLPEVDSEKVAAIGYCFGGLCVLDLIRSGAPLKGVVSFHGVLLPLEGESNKSLNAKVLILHGYDDPLVPIEQVNQFAIEMTERKVDWQVHVYGQTAHSFTDPGANDDEMGLHYNKLADQRSWQSTQLFLQELFA